One window of the Flavobacteriaceae bacterium YJPT1-3 genome contains the following:
- a CDS encoding NAD(P)/FAD-dependent oxidoreductase, with protein sequence MSYEHFDVFVIGTGTAGKQVATQCAREGLKVAIADHREYGGTCPNRGCDPKKVLVNASELIARTTDLHQAGITEVSSINWAALQEFKKKFVSAVPIKTEEKLKDLGIKLYHQSPQFLEENLLIVEGKKVTADKIVIATGRIPRPLHFEGAQYLLDSDDFLNLKELPDSMIFIGAGYVAMEFAHIAARCGVEVTVIERGDRILKLFDESIASHLQKVSEEIGIKFLFNAQVSGAEELRKNIRVQYEQAGETGFAKAEQVYNTSGRVPATEALDLEKGKVKSSPRGVTVNSYLQSVSNPSVYACGDVADTQALPLTPLSGLEGNHVAKQILSKKHSAIHYPPIPTSVYTQPQLASVGLSEAQAKAQKIEYTIKEEHVPDWFSVKRLNTEDYCYKTLVSKEEERILGVELLAPEASEMINLFSLAIQMEMTCEQFRSAIFAYPTFGSDAQSMI encoded by the coding sequence ATGTCTTACGAACACTTTGATGTCTTTGTTATCGGTACCGGAACCGCAGGGAAACAAGTGGCTACGCAATGCGCCCGGGAGGGCCTGAAAGTAGCTATTGCTGATCATCGCGAATACGGCGGCACCTGCCCCAATCGCGGTTGTGATCCGAAAAAGGTTTTGGTCAATGCCAGTGAACTCATTGCCAGAACGACAGACCTGCACCAAGCGGGGATTACCGAGGTGTCTTCCATCAACTGGGCGGCCTTGCAGGAGTTCAAAAAGAAGTTCGTATCTGCCGTACCCATCAAAACGGAAGAAAAATTAAAAGACCTCGGCATCAAACTCTATCATCAGTCCCCGCAATTTTTGGAAGAGAACCTGCTTATCGTGGAAGGGAAAAAGGTGACTGCCGACAAGATCGTGATCGCCACCGGGCGCATTCCGCGACCGCTTCATTTCGAAGGGGCTCAATATTTACTGGATTCGGATGATTTCCTGAATCTGAAGGAGCTACCGGACAGCATGATCTTTATTGGAGCGGGCTATGTGGCCATGGAGTTTGCCCATATTGCCGCACGCTGTGGCGTGGAAGTGACCGTCATCGAGCGGGGCGACCGCATCCTGAAACTGTTTGACGAAAGCATAGCCAGCCACTTGCAAAAAGTTTCTGAGGAGATCGGAATCAAGTTTTTATTCAATGCCCAGGTAAGCGGAGCCGAAGAATTGCGCAAGAATATACGGGTACAGTACGAACAGGCGGGCGAGACAGGTTTTGCGAAAGCGGAACAAGTGTACAATACTTCAGGACGCGTGCCCGCTACGGAGGCCCTGGACCTGGAAAAAGGGAAGGTAAAATCCAGTCCGCGAGGGGTCACGGTGAATTCATACCTGCAAAGCGTGTCCAATCCCAGTGTTTATGCCTGTGGTGACGTGGCCGATACCCAGGCCTTGCCCCTGACCCCGCTCAGTGGTTTAGAGGGCAATCATGTGGCCAAGCAAATCCTCTCCAAAAAGCACAGCGCTATTCATTATCCACCTATACCCACCAGTGTGTATACCCAACCGCAATTGGCCAGTGTGGGGCTTTCCGAAGCTCAGGCCAAGGCCCAAAAGATCGAATACACCATCAAAGAAGAACACGTGCCCGATTGGTTTAGTGTAAAGCGTTTGAATACAGAGGATTACTGCTATAAAACCCTGGTCAGCAAAGAGGAAGAGCGTATACTGGGCGTGGAGTTACTGGCGCCGGAGGCTTCAGAAATGATCAATTTGTTCTCGTTGGCCATTCAAATGGAAATGACTTGCGAACAATTCCGATCGGCCATTTTTGCCTATCCCACCTTTGGAAGTGATGCCCAGTCGATGATTTAG
- a CDS encoding DUF2490 domain-containing protein, which translates to MGFRCATFFFCSLLFAGCVWAQTTVNTGLLPALNINKKLAQGWAINFKVESRFNNGEARFSKVRVTDFTYDKTDVSAILSKQLDINHKVAAGYLARLEGNQYIHRFIQQYTLIQRSGGFRLAHRIASDQTLEEGEAVAVRLRYRLSSDFALRGREVDPGEVYLKINNEYLIEQQSSSTDFELRLVPVLGYYLNDKNKVELGPDYRIGALFKEETRQRLWLSLTYYWVL; encoded by the coding sequence ATGGGATTTCGATGCGCCACCTTCTTTTTTTGTAGTCTGTTATTTGCTGGTTGTGTATGGGCGCAAACGACCGTCAATACGGGTTTGCTTCCCGCTTTGAATATCAATAAAAAGTTAGCGCAAGGTTGGGCCATAAATTTCAAAGTTGAAAGTCGGTTTAATAACGGAGAAGCCCGTTTTTCAAAAGTAAGGGTAACTGACTTTACCTACGATAAGACGGATGTTTCGGCTATACTTTCCAAACAGTTGGACATCAACCACAAGGTGGCGGCCGGTTATCTTGCACGACTGGAAGGCAATCAATACATCCATCGTTTTATCCAGCAATACACCCTTATTCAGCGCAGTGGAGGCTTTCGTCTGGCCCACAGGATCGCTTCTGACCAGACCCTGGAAGAAGGAGAAGCTGTCGCGGTGCGATTGCGCTATCGACTGTCTTCCGATTTCGCTTTACGAGGCCGGGAAGTCGACCCCGGAGAGGTCTACCTCAAGATCAACAACGAATACCTGATCGAACAACAGAGCAGCAGCACCGATTTTGAATTACGCCTGGTTCCGGTACTTGGCTATTACCTCAACGACAAGAACAAAGTGGAACTGGGTCCCGATTATCGTATAGGAGCCCTTTTCAAGGAAGAAACCCGTCAACGCCTGTGGTTGAGTCTGACCTATTATTGGGTGCTTTAA
- the mfd gene encoding transcription-repair coupling factor: MGYPEISQKLSQSAEFARLREAIGHEQQKTHLQGLTGSALSFVLASLFKSGDQPLLVILNDKEEAAYYLNDLEQLINDDDVLFYPGSYRRPYQIEETDNANVLLRAEVLNRINSRKKPALIVTYPDALFEQVVTRKELDKNTLKVKTGDQLSLDFVNELLFEYRFKRVDFVTEPGEFSVRGGIVDVFSFSHDEPYRIEFFGDEVESMRTFDVETQLSTGNVKKLQIMPNVENKTIEEVRDSFLKYIASKTVVFLKNMDLLAGRIDKNYTLAKEAFAKLDSAIKHQPPEELFLSGEQVKKQLLEFSLVELGTTAFANPSTTITFQTRPQPSFNKQFNLLIENLNENHESGYKNILFCVSEQQAKRFHDIFDDAELTVAPYETVVLSMYQGFIDDAAKLVCYTDHQIFERYHKFNLKNGYAKKQAITLKELTKLEVGDYVTHIDHGIGKFGGLQKIEVEGKKQEAIKLIYGERDILYLSIHSLHKISKYNGKDGKAPQIYKLGSQAWKKLKQKTKKKVKEIAFNLIKLYAKRRLQKGFAFGPDTHMQHELEASFIYEDTPDQSTATEAVKRDMESDRPMDRLVCGDVGFGKTEVAIRAAFKAVDNGKQVAVLVPTTILAFQHARTFRERLEGFPVTVSYLNRFRTAKQKREILEELANGKIDIIIGTHQLVNKNVKFKDLGLLVIDEEQKFGVAVKDKLKTIKENVDTLTLTATPIPRTLQFSLMAARDLSTITTPPPNRYPIESRVVRFQEDTIRDAIQYEIQRGGQVFFIHNRIENIKEVAGMIQRLVPDAKVAVGHGQMEGKKLEELMLAFMNGEFDVLVSTTIVESGLDVPNANTMFINNANNFGLSDLHQMRGRVGRSNKKAFCYFITPPYSAMTDDARKRIQALEQFSVLGSGFNIAMKDLEIRGAGDLLGGEQSGFINEIGFDTYQKILNEAIDELKEEEFKEVYAEENAFAKADKVYVKDTVIDTDFSLLFPDDYVNNISERLNLYTQLNNVQNEEALAQFEKELVDRFGPLPPQAEDLLNSVRIKWVATRMGLEKVVLKNGKFIGFFISDQQSPFYQSEGFNKVLQYVQLQAGKVELKEKKSRNGLRLLLKFDQAKTIDQVVERLSPLMPESVQEEVV, encoded by the coding sequence GTGGGGTACCCTGAAATCTCCCAAAAGCTATCCCAGTCGGCGGAATTCGCCAGACTGCGGGAGGCTATTGGTCATGAGCAACAAAAAACACATCTCCAAGGGCTGACCGGTAGCGCTCTTTCTTTCGTTTTGGCTTCCTTGTTTAAGTCCGGAGACCAGCCGCTGCTGGTCATCCTTAACGACAAGGAAGAAGCCGCTTACTACCTCAACGATCTGGAACAGCTGATCAACGACGATGATGTGCTCTTCTACCCCGGCAGCTACCGCCGGCCCTACCAAATCGAAGAAACCGATAATGCGAATGTGTTGCTCAGAGCAGAGGTGTTGAACCGCATCAATTCCCGCAAGAAACCGGCCCTGATCGTGACTTATCCGGACGCCCTCTTCGAACAGGTGGTGACCCGCAAAGAATTGGATAAGAATACCCTCAAGGTCAAAACCGGTGATCAACTGTCGCTGGATTTTGTGAACGAACTGCTCTTTGAGTACCGCTTTAAGCGGGTGGATTTTGTCACCGAGCCCGGTGAATTTTCGGTGCGTGGCGGGATCGTGGATGTATTCTCCTTCAGTCACGACGAACCTTATCGCATCGAATTTTTTGGAGATGAAGTGGAAAGCATGCGCACCTTTGACGTAGAGACCCAATTGTCTACGGGTAATGTCAAGAAGCTGCAGATCATGCCCAATGTAGAGAACAAGACCATTGAGGAGGTTCGCGACAGCTTTTTGAAGTACATCGCTTCTAAAACAGTGGTGTTTTTGAAGAATATGGATCTGTTGGCCGGACGGATCGATAAGAACTACACCCTGGCCAAGGAAGCTTTCGCGAAACTAGACAGCGCCATCAAACACCAACCGCCGGAAGAATTGTTTCTGAGCGGCGAACAGGTCAAGAAGCAATTGTTGGAGTTCAGCCTGGTCGAACTGGGCACCACGGCCTTTGCCAATCCCTCTACGACTATCACTTTTCAAACGCGTCCGCAACCCTCTTTCAATAAACAGTTTAATCTGCTCATTGAAAATCTGAACGAAAATCACGAGTCGGGCTACAAGAACATCTTATTCTGTGTAAGTGAACAGCAGGCCAAGCGCTTTCATGACATTTTTGATGACGCAGAACTGACGGTAGCCCCCTATGAGACCGTAGTATTAAGCATGTACCAGGGATTCATTGACGATGCGGCCAAGCTGGTCTGTTATACGGACCATCAGATCTTTGAACGCTACCACAAGTTCAATTTGAAGAACGGCTACGCCAAGAAGCAAGCGATCACGCTTAAGGAATTGACCAAGCTGGAAGTGGGCGACTATGTGACCCATATCGATCACGGGATCGGGAAGTTTGGAGGACTCCAAAAAATAGAGGTGGAAGGGAAAAAGCAAGAGGCCATTAAATTGATCTACGGCGAGCGGGACATCCTCTACTTGAGTATCCACTCCCTGCACAAGATCTCTAAATACAACGGTAAGGACGGAAAAGCACCCCAAATTTATAAATTGGGCAGTCAGGCCTGGAAAAAACTAAAGCAGAAGACCAAGAAAAAGGTCAAGGAGATCGCCTTTAATTTGATCAAATTGTATGCGAAACGCCGACTGCAAAAAGGCTTTGCTTTCGGGCCGGATACGCACATGCAGCACGAACTGGAGGCCAGCTTTATTTACGAAGACACTCCTGATCAAAGCACAGCGACCGAAGCCGTCAAACGGGATATGGAGAGCGATCGCCCTATGGACCGCCTGGTCTGCGGCGATGTGGGCTTTGGGAAAACCGAAGTGGCCATTCGGGCGGCTTTTAAAGCGGTAGACAATGGCAAGCAGGTGGCCGTGCTCGTACCCACCACCATCCTGGCCTTTCAGCATGCCCGTACATTTCGCGAACGCTTAGAAGGATTTCCGGTGACAGTCAGCTACCTCAATCGCTTCCGCACGGCCAAGCAGAAACGGGAGATCCTGGAAGAACTGGCCAACGGAAAGATCGACATTATCATTGGCACCCACCAATTGGTCAACAAGAACGTCAAGTTTAAAGATCTGGGCTTATTGGTCATTGATGAGGAACAGAAATTTGGTGTGGCTGTAAAAGACAAGCTCAAGACCATTAAAGAGAATGTGGATACCTTGACCCTGACTGCGACGCCCATTCCGCGGACGCTCCAATTCAGCCTCATGGCTGCCCGCGATCTGAGTACGATCACCACACCCCCGCCCAACCGCTATCCCATTGAGAGTCGGGTGGTGCGTTTTCAGGAAGACACCATTCGGGATGCCATCCAGTATGAAATTCAACGGGGCGGACAGGTGTTCTTTATCCACAACCGCATCGAGAATATCAAAGAGGTGGCCGGTATGATCCAACGTCTGGTTCCCGATGCTAAGGTAGCGGTGGGTCACGGACAAATGGAAGGGAAAAAGCTTGAAGAATTGATGCTGGCTTTTATGAACGGGGAATTTGATGTGCTGGTCTCGACCACCATTGTCGAAAGCGGTCTGGATGTGCCCAATGCCAATACTATGTTTATCAACAACGCCAATAACTTCGGCCTGTCAGACCTGCACCAAATGCGCGGTCGTGTGGGACGAAGTAATAAAAAAGCCTTCTGTTATTTCATCACTCCGCCTTACAGTGCCATGACCGATGATGCCCGAAAACGCATCCAGGCCCTGGAACAGTTCTCCGTCCTGGGAAGCGGTTTCAATATCGCCATGAAAGACCTGGAAATCCGCGGTGCCGGTGATCTGCTGGGCGGAGAGCAAAGCGGCTTTATCAATGAAATCGGCTTTGATACCTATCAAAAGATCCTCAACGAGGCCATAGACGAATTAAAAGAGGAAGAATTCAAAGAGGTGTATGCCGAAGAGAACGCTTTCGCGAAAGCGGATAAAGTATACGTTAAAGACACCGTGATCGACACCGACTTCAGTCTGCTCTTCCCGGACGATTACGTCAACAACATTTCCGAACGCCTCAATCTCTACACTCAATTGAACAACGTTCAGAATGAAGAAGCCCTGGCCCAATTCGAAAAGGAACTTGTCGATCGCTTTGGACCCCTGCCGCCACAGGCGGAGGACTTGCTGAATTCGGTGCGCATCAAGTGGGTGGCCACCCGCATGGGCTTGGAGAAGGTCGTTTTGAAAAATGGAAAATTCATCGGCTTTTTTATCTCCGATCAACAAAGTCCGTTTTATCAGAGCGAAGGCTTCAACAAGGTCTTGCAGTACGTACAATTGCAAGCCGGTAAGGTGGAATTGAAGGAGAAAAAATCGCGTAATGGTCTCCGACTCCTCTTAAAATTTGATCAGGCCAAGACCATCGATCAGGTGGTGGAGCGCTTGTCGCCTTTGATGCCGGAATCGGTACAAGAAGAAGTGGTCTGA
- a CDS encoding aminopeptidase P family protein, producing the protein MKYDPIDSALFIKNRKHFMAQMEPRSLAIFNSNDIYPVSADSTMPFEQHRDIFYLSGVDQEESVLVLFPHAPKAKHREILFLKETNEHIAVWEGAKLTKEAALETSGIKTVYWLKDMDKVLFELMSQCDTVYLNTNEHYRASVETETREARFIKKLKEQYPAHRVAKSNPILQRLRSVKDPIELELMQKACNITEKGIRRVLEFVKPGVWEYNIEAELLHEFLNNRSKGFAYTPIIASGNNANVLHYVENNQQCKAGDLILMDVGAEYANYSSDLTRTIPVSGRYSARQKEVYNAVLRVKDEATQMLVPGTYWEAYHKEVGKIMTSELMGLGLLDKADVQNEDPDWPAYKKYFMHGTSHHIGLDTHDYGLLHEPMQANNVFTVEPGIYLPEEGFGIRLEDDVVIQESGAPKNLMASIPITVEEIEEVMNS; encoded by the coding sequence ATGAAGTACGACCCAATCGATTCCGCCCTATTCATTAAAAATCGCAAGCATTTTATGGCTCAAATGGAGCCGAGAAGCCTGGCTATTTTTAATAGTAATGACATCTATCCCGTTTCGGCAGATTCGACCATGCCCTTTGAACAGCACCGGGATATCTTTTACTTAAGCGGAGTGGATCAGGAAGAAAGCGTACTCGTGCTCTTCCCACATGCCCCCAAGGCCAAGCACCGGGAGATTCTTTTTTTGAAAGAGACCAACGAACACATTGCGGTATGGGAAGGAGCCAAGTTGACCAAAGAAGCCGCATTGGAGACCAGCGGGATAAAAACAGTCTACTGGCTAAAAGACATGGACAAGGTACTCTTTGAACTGATGAGTCAGTGCGATACGGTCTACCTCAATACCAATGAACATTACCGGGCCTCGGTAGAAACCGAAACCCGGGAAGCCCGTTTTATCAAAAAGCTTAAGGAGCAATACCCGGCACACCGAGTCGCTAAAAGCAATCCTATTTTACAGCGCTTGCGCTCGGTGAAAGATCCCATCGAACTCGAACTCATGCAAAAGGCCTGTAACATTACCGAGAAAGGGATTCGAAGGGTACTTGAGTTTGTCAAGCCCGGTGTTTGGGAATACAATATTGAAGCCGAACTGCTGCACGAATTTCTAAACAACCGCTCCAAAGGCTTTGCCTATACGCCCATCATCGCCTCCGGGAATAACGCCAATGTACTGCATTATGTAGAGAACAATCAGCAGTGCAAAGCCGGCGATCTTATTCTGATGGATGTGGGCGCCGAGTATGCTAATTATTCCAGTGACCTGACGCGTACCATCCCCGTTTCCGGACGCTATAGTGCCCGTCAGAAGGAGGTCTACAATGCCGTTTTACGCGTCAAAGACGAAGCCACCCAAATGCTGGTACCGGGCACCTATTGGGAAGCCTACCATAAAGAGGTGGGCAAAATCATGACTTCTGAATTAATGGGACTCGGTCTTCTGGACAAAGCCGATGTACAAAACGAAGATCCGGATTGGCCCGCTTATAAAAAGTACTTTATGCACGGTACTTCCCACCACATTGGGCTGGATACCCACGACTACGGCCTCTTACACGAACCCATGCAGGCAAACAATGTTTTTACCGTAGAACCCGGAATTTACCTGCCTGAGGAAGGCTTTGGTATTCGCCTGGAAGATGACGTGGTCATTCAGGAAAGCGGAGCGCCAAAGAATTTGATGGCCTCCATCCCGATCACAGTAGAAGAGATTGAAGAGGTAATGAACAGCTAA
- a CDS encoding YraN family protein, whose amino-acid sequence MNPHELGLWGEQRAVNYLLGKQYDILERNWRFKRTEIDIIAQQEELLVICEVKTRNSDFFGDPQSFVTPTQIKHLVKAADEFIRQNALDLEVRFDIIAILKNKREERLEHFPDAFYHF is encoded by the coding sequence GTGAATCCGCACGAACTCGGTCTTTGGGGCGAGCAACGAGCAGTGAATTACCTATTGGGAAAGCAATATGACATTTTGGAGCGGAATTGGCGCTTTAAAAGAACGGAGATCGACATCATCGCTCAACAGGAGGAACTTCTGGTCATTTGCGAGGTGAAAACGCGCAACTCCGACTTTTTTGGTGATCCGCAATCGTTCGTCACCCCCACCCAGATCAAACACCTGGTCAAAGCCGCCGATGAATTCATCCGCCAGAATGCCCTGGATCTGGAAGTGCGTTTTGACATCATCGCCATCCTCAAAAACAAACGGGAAGAGCGTCTGGAGCACTTCCCGGATGCCTTTTATCATTTTTAA
- a CDS encoding glycosyl hydrolase, whose translation MQRFYSLTSLLFFSCAVLFSGAPFAKAYAQQPATSASQVQAGLEQKAAMVEASLVKHLPLENIGPSVMSGRVVDIDVNPEMTSEFYVGYASGGLWYTNNNGTTFEPVLDAAATQNVGDIAVDWKNNIIWVGTGENNSSRSSYAGIGMLKSTDGGEHWEFKGLPDSHHIGRILLNPNNPNEVVVGVTGHLYSPNSERGVYRSMDGGDTWERTLFVNEDTGIIDMAYVPGNFNIQYAAAWEKDRKAWNFEGSGEGSGVYKSTDAGKTWNRLSNFPQGEGVGRIGLAVYDENTVYVVHDSQFRREEGEPQSDKMGLVKEDFKNMSIEAFLALDNKKLNAFLKENNFQEKYRAENVKNMVRKGGVLPVDLAKYLEDANALLFDTPVIGAEVYRSDDGGQSWAKTHEGYLDDIYYSYGYYFGQIQVNPNNADHIYISGVPILKSKDGGQTFENISARNVHSDHHSLWINPKNPDHLINGNDGGVNITYDDGAHWIKANQPSVGQFYAIAVDQEEPYNVYGGLQDNGVWVGAHNAPEDEGWHSSGQYPWESIMGGDGMQVQVDNRNADIVYTGFQFGNYFRLNRATGERAYIQPKHELGEAPYRFNWQTPILLSPHNQDILYLGGNKLMRSMNQGDDWTAISGDLTQGGKKGNVAYGTLTTISESPFQFGLIYTGSDDGLVHVTRNAGGNWQNVSASFPKDLWVSRVIASQHEEGRVYVTLNGYRWDDFKPYVYVSEDYGNSWKDISANLPVSPVNVIREDPENAELLYLGTDNGAYVSLDRGDSWQVFDNGLPAVAVHDLVVQQREADLLVGTHGRSIYKADLEALQQLDTKKELQLFDLDKVRYSVRWGTSWGSWGEPYEPEVTIPVYSNASGSLTLQIVGKDQVVIHEHTLDVDRGMNFIAYPLVVDKKQKRKVEKAYGVVLEPKQNDLLYIPEGDYTVKITRGAATATMALVVE comes from the coding sequence ATGCAACGATTCTACTCCCTCACCAGCCTTCTATTTTTCTCTTGTGCCGTACTCTTTTCCGGTGCGCCTTTCGCGAAAGCATACGCCCAGCAACCGGCAACTTCCGCTAGTCAGGTTCAGGCCGGATTAGAGCAAAAAGCCGCCATGGTCGAAGCCTCGCTGGTCAAGCATTTGCCCTTAGAAAATATCGGCCCCAGTGTCATGAGTGGCCGGGTGGTCGATATAGACGTGAATCCGGAGATGACCTCTGAATTTTACGTGGGTTACGCCAGCGGCGGACTCTGGTACACCAACAACAACGGAACTACTTTCGAACCTGTTTTGGATGCCGCGGCCACGCAGAATGTGGGCGACATTGCGGTCGATTGGAAAAATAACATCATTTGGGTAGGAACCGGCGAGAATAACAGTTCGCGTTCGTCCTACGCCGGTATCGGCATGCTGAAGTCCACCGATGGAGGAGAGCACTGGGAATTTAAAGGCTTACCCGATTCCCATCATATTGGACGTATTCTACTCAATCCCAACAATCCCAATGAAGTTGTAGTAGGCGTGACCGGACATCTGTACTCTCCAAATTCAGAGCGGGGCGTCTATCGCTCTATGGATGGGGGTGATACCTGGGAACGCACGCTTTTCGTGAATGAAGACACCGGGATCATTGACATGGCCTATGTGCCCGGGAATTTCAATATTCAGTATGCAGCCGCCTGGGAGAAGGACCGTAAAGCCTGGAACTTTGAAGGGAGCGGGGAAGGCTCAGGAGTGTATAAAAGTACCGATGCCGGGAAAACCTGGAATCGCCTCAGTAATTTTCCACAAGGAGAGGGTGTAGGACGTATTGGTTTGGCCGTCTATGACGAAAATACGGTCTACGTAGTGCACGACAGTCAATTCAGAAGAGAAGAAGGCGAACCACAGAGCGATAAGATGGGACTGGTCAAAGAAGACTTCAAGAACATGAGCATTGAAGCCTTTCTGGCGCTGGATAATAAAAAATTAAATGCCTTTTTAAAAGAGAACAATTTTCAGGAAAAGTACCGTGCGGAGAATGTAAAGAATATGGTGCGAAAGGGTGGCGTATTGCCTGTTGATCTGGCCAAGTATTTGGAGGATGCCAACGCGCTTCTTTTTGACACACCGGTTATAGGCGCTGAGGTGTATCGATCGGATGATGGGGGTCAAAGCTGGGCGAAAACTCACGAAGGCTATTTGGATGATATTTACTACAGCTACGGCTATTACTTTGGACAAATTCAAGTCAACCCCAATAATGCGGATCATATTTATATTTCCGGGGTTCCCATCTTGAAGTCCAAAGACGGCGGGCAGACCTTTGAAAATATTTCTGCACGCAATGTGCATTCGGATCATCATTCGCTATGGATCAATCCCAAGAATCCGGATCATTTGATCAACGGGAATGATGGTGGAGTTAATATCACCTACGACGATGGGGCCCATTGGATCAAAGCCAATCAGCCTTCGGTAGGCCAATTTTACGCTATAGCCGTAGATCAGGAAGAGCCCTATAATGTGTATGGAGGTCTACAAGACAACGGGGTCTGGGTAGGTGCACACAATGCCCCTGAAGATGAAGGCTGGCATTCCAGCGGGCAGTATCCCTGGGAGAGCATCATGGGTGGTGACGGCATGCAGGTGCAGGTAGATAATCGCAATGCGGATATCGTCTACACCGGGTTTCAGTTTGGGAACTATTTCCGATTGAACCGGGCGACCGGGGAGCGAGCCTATATTCAACCCAAGCACGAACTGGGAGAAGCGCCCTACCGCTTCAATTGGCAAACGCCTATTTTATTGAGTCCGCACAATCAAGACATCCTCTATTTGGGAGGTAATAAGCTGATGCGGAGTATGAATCAGGGTGACGATTGGACGGCCATCTCCGGTGATCTGACTCAAGGAGGTAAAAAAGGAAATGTGGCTTATGGTACGTTGACGACCATTAGCGAATCTCCATTTCAATTTGGCTTGATCTATACCGGAAGTGATGACGGTCTGGTGCATGTGACCCGCAATGCCGGAGGTAATTGGCAAAATGTGAGTGCCAGTTTCCCTAAAGATCTTTGGGTGAGCAGGGTGATCGCTTCCCAGCATGAAGAAGGGCGCGTTTATGTAACCCTGAATGGATACCGTTGGGATGACTTTAAACCCTATGTTTATGTGAGTGAGGATTACGGAAACTCCTGGAAGGATATTTCGGCCAATCTGCCGGTGTCACCGGTAAACGTAATTCGGGAAGATCCGGAGAATGCGGAGTTGCTTTATTTGGGCACCGACAATGGCGCTTACGTATCGCTCGATCGAGGGGATAGCTGGCAGGTATTTGACAATGGCTTGCCAGCAGTAGCCGTGCATGACCTGGTCGTACAGCAGCGGGAAGCCGACCTGCTTGTGGGCACCCATGGCCGGAGTATTTATAAAGCCGATCTGGAGGCTCTACAGCAACTAGATACTAAAAAAGAGCTTCAGCTCTTTGACCTGGACAAAGTGCGTTATTCAGTCCGTTGGGGAACGTCCTGGGGCAGCTGGGGGGAGCCTTATGAGCCGGAAGTGACCATTCCTGTATATTCCAATGCTTCGGGTAGTCTGACCCTTCAAATAGTGGGGAAAGATCAGGTGGTTATTCATGAGCATACCTTGGATGTAGATCGGGGAATGAACTTTATTGCCTATCCCTTGGTCGTCGACAAAAAGCAGAAACGCAAAGTAGAAAAAGCTTACGGTGTGGTCTTAGAACCCAAACAGAATGATCTGTTGTATATCCCTGAAGGTGATTACACGGTTAAAATCACGCGGGGAGCGGCTACAGCGACTATGGCTTTGGTGGTGGAGTAG
- a CDS encoding helix-turn-helix transcriptional regulator, with protein MSLMKQPELGRKILALRQQKGFTQEELVEQCNISVRTIQRIEAGEVTPRVYTVKNILAALDRDLDDLQESPLESKMKQAFLLKIDETKNVSFLFTQLHLGWIAGILSMIAFIFQLIEDATYMATGDFYFGSLFYVNLGIVSILFFAFHMRAFVLIGELFKSVMLKTVAILFIVVNTLLALYNIIDLHFEYLPVEAYSVLYAVLYGLMYLLFGVALLRLKGLGPLPPVTGIIQMVIGFMFITILLAIVAAPASILVQVLNVLIILKAYETLKKQVED; from the coding sequence ATGTCACTCATGAAACAACCCGAATTAGGGCGTAAAATTTTAGCATTACGCCAACAAAAAGGCTTTACCCAGGAAGAATTGGTCGAGCAATGCAATATCTCTGTCAGAACCATTCAGCGGATAGAAGCCGGAGAGGTCACTCCCCGGGTGTATACAGTCAAAAATATCCTCGCCGCGCTCGATCGTGATCTGGATGATCTGCAGGAGTCTCCATTGGAGAGCAAAATGAAGCAGGCTTTTCTGCTGAAGATCGACGAGACGAAGAATGTATCCTTTCTCTTTACCCAACTCCACCTGGGCTGGATCGCCGGTATTCTGAGCATGATCGCCTTTATCTTTCAGCTTATTGAAGATGCTACCTATATGGCGACCGGGGATTTCTATTTTGGGTCCCTGTTTTACGTCAATCTCGGCATTGTATCCATCCTCTTTTTCGCCTTTCATATGCGGGCCTTTGTACTTATTGGCGAATTGTTCAAGAGTGTCATGCTCAAAACCGTGGCCATTCTTTTTATTGTGGTCAATACCCTGCTGGCCCTGTACAACATCATCGATCTGCATTTTGAATACCTACCTGTAGAGGCCTACAGTGTGTTGTATGCCGTGTTGTACGGTTTGATGTATCTGTTATTTGGGGTTGCCTTGTTACGGCTCAAAGGCCTGGGACCGCTTCCTCCGGTGACCGGCATCATTCAGATGGTGATCGGATTTATGTTCATCACCATATTACTGGCCATAGTCGCCGCTCCGGCCAGTATACTGGTTCAGGTGCTGAATGTACTTATCATCCTTAAAGCCTACGAAACCCTAAAGAAACAAGTGGAGGATTAA